Proteins co-encoded in one Amaranthus tricolor cultivar Red isolate AtriRed21 chromosome 7, ASM2621246v1, whole genome shotgun sequence genomic window:
- the LOC130818947 gene encoding gibberellin receptor GID1C-like translates to MASNNGVNVNESKRVVPLNTWVLISQFKLAYNMLRRPDGSFNRHLAEYLDRKVEADPNPVNGVLSFDVVVDRSTSLLCRVYRPTIVEEEIVVEGQTTTIINLEKPVESDVAVPVIIFFHGGSFAHSSANSGIYDVLCRRLVGVCGAVVVSVNYRRAPENRYPCAYDDGWTVLKWVNSRNWLKSKDSKVHIYLAGDSSGGNIAHNVAVRAIESEIEVIGNILLNPMFGGQERTKSEQGLDGKYFVTLQDRDWYWRAFLPEGENRDHPACNPFGPRGQSLKALKFPKSLVVVAGLDLIHDWQLAYVEGLKKSGHNVKLLYLEQATIGFYLLPNNSHFYTVMDEIRKFVGLTE, encoded by the exons ATGGCTTCCAATAATGGAGTTAATGTTAATGAGTCTAAG AGGGTTGTACCACTGAATACATGGGTTCTGATCTCACAATTTAAGTTGGCATACAATATGCTTCGACGTCCTGATGGTTCGTTTAACCGTCATCTAGCAGAATACCTTGATCGAAAAGTCGAAGCTGATCCAAACCCCGTTAATGGTGTTCTGTCATTTGATGTTGTCGTTGATCGTAGTACTAGTCTCCTTTGTAGGGTATATCGTCCCACCATTGTTGAGGAAGAAATTGTCGTAGAAGGTCAGACCACAACTATTATCAACCTAGAGAAGCCTGTGGAGTCTGATGTCGCTGTTCCGGTGATAATCTTCTTTCATGGGGGGAGCTTTGCTCATTCATCTGCCAATAGTGGTATCTATGATGTACTTTGTCGTCGATTAGTTGGTGTTTGCGGGGCTGTTGTAGTGTCGGTAAACTATAGGCGTGCACCTGAAAACCGATACCCTTGTGCGTATGATGACGGATGGACTGTCCTTAAATGGGTGAATTCGAGGAATTGGCTCAAAAGTAAGGACTCGAAAGTACATATATACTTGGCGGGAGATAGTTCAGGCGGTAACATAGCTCACAATGTTGCCGTTAGAGCAATCGAATCTGAAATCGAAGTAATAGGCAATATTCTTCTTAATCCTATGTTCGGTGGGCAAGAGAGGACCAAATCAGAACAGGGTTTAGATGGGAAATATTTCGTGACTTTGCAGGACCGAGATTGGTATTGGAGAGCATTTCTTCCTGAAGGAGAAAATCGGGACCATCCAGCGTGTAACCCATTTGGTCCCCGTGGTCAAAGCCTTAAAGCATTGAAGTTTCCGAAAAGTCTTGTAGTGGTAGCGGGTTTGGATCTTATACACGATTGGCAATTGGCTTATGTAGAAGGGCTGAAGAAATCGGGCCATAATGTCAAGCTTCTATATTTGGAGCAAGCAACAATCGGGTTCTACTTGTTGCCGAATAACAGTCACTTCTACACCGTCATGGATGAAATCCGCAAATTCGTTGGTCTTACCGAATAG